A DNA window from Pseudomonas sp. B21-056 contains the following coding sequences:
- a CDS encoding TetR/AcrR family transcriptional regulator codes for MNEIISNDTRDIILDVAEKLIYKSGIAATGMDLLVKTAGVSRKSVYRYFANKDDLILAALKRRDERWMHWFSTEVDKAPTPAARLYHLFTVLKGWFDSDGFRGCAFINTSGETGDPQDPVRQLAKLHKQKLLDYVTRLCTEQGVENPDALARQLLILIEGAITVALIMGDHSAADHAQDMLNVLLVEKK; via the coding sequence ATGAACGAAATCATAAGCAACGACACCCGAGACATCATCCTCGATGTCGCCGAAAAGCTGATCTATAAAAGTGGCATTGCAGCCACCGGCATGGATCTGCTGGTGAAAACCGCCGGCGTCTCCAGGAAAAGCGTCTACCGCTATTTCGCCAACAAGGACGACCTGATCCTGGCCGCCCTCAAGCGCCGGGACGAGCGCTGGATGCACTGGTTCAGCACCGAGGTCGACAAAGCCCCTACCCCGGCCGCCCGGCTCTATCACCTGTTCACCGTGCTCAAGGGCTGGTTTGACAGCGACGGCTTTCGCGGCTGTGCGTTCATCAACACCAGTGGTGAAACCGGAGACCCACAGGACCCGGTCCGCCAATTGGCGAAATTGCATAAACAGAAGCTGCTCGATTACGTCACCCGGTTGTGCACTGAACAAGGGGTCGAAAATCCCGATGCCCTGGCCCGGCAGTTACTGATCCTGATCGAGGGTGCCATTACCGTCGCACTGATCATGGGTGATCACAGTGCCGCCGACCATGCCCAGGACATGTTGAATGTGTTGTTGGTTGAAAAGAAGTAA
- a CDS encoding RraA family protein: MNDSIAPADVTDSLLAQYRGIASSTLGHFTDSGYLRGIRPLFDNLRMLGKVVTVRLFTPDGSVLREALLLSEPGDVLVVECVGDPDCACWGELRTLAGLIKGLAGVVVCGAVTDVAALRTHRLPVFSRGVSAFTTRSLGLGGEVNQPIRVSGVTVHPGDIAIGDDDGVFILGVRQASDLLPKLLAKEQADQLKRAEFLQRIQR, translated from the coding sequence ATGAATGATTCAATCGCACCAGCGGACGTCACTGATTCGCTGCTGGCACAGTACCGGGGTATCGCTTCGTCCACCCTGGGGCATTTCACCGACAGCGGTTACCTGCGGGGCATCCGCCCGCTGTTCGATAACCTGCGCATGCTCGGCAAGGTGGTCACGGTCAGGCTGTTCACGCCTGACGGTAGTGTCTTGCGCGAAGCCTTGCTGCTGAGCGAGCCAGGAGATGTGCTGGTGGTGGAATGCGTGGGGGATCCCGATTGTGCCTGCTGGGGAGAGCTGCGCACCCTGGCCGGGCTGATCAAAGGCCTGGCCGGTGTCGTGGTGTGCGGCGCGGTGACCGACGTGGCTGCCTTGCGGACCCATCGCCTGCCGGTGTTCAGTCGCGGTGTCAGCGCTTTCACCACCCGCAGCCTTGGGCTTGGCGGCGAAGTCAATCAGCCGATCCGGGTGTCGGGTGTCACCGTGCATCCGGGTGATATTGCCATTGGTGATGACGACGGTGTATTCATCCTCGGGGTGCGACAGGCCAGCGATCTGCTGCCCAAGCTGCTGGCGAAAGAGCAGGCGGATCAGCTTAAGAGAGCCGAGTTCCTGCAACGGATCCAGCGCTGA
- a CDS encoding IucA/IucC family C-terminal-domain containing protein, translating to MAVTRVLGVEPAFADGACRFTAGEWAVLSGPLRLKPAGERDSSRSLAAHELLNGGVCLRLLDELTPILGSPSRAITASLLSKRISFLTTNACLYALSACDKGLPMSLDNCIIEYAHDEGLWTSSMPLLDLEPQAYAAGGREAWRERLVGSLFAGLLKPLWDLFAQVSGISRRILWENTAVRVYSLYEKRMDSLQDPSMRQRIDADFDWLLNQADPGLFGLDYNPLRHFRRAPMPLANGGCRRLRRTCCFYYQASNPVEYCSACPLLRKRTRHE from the coding sequence ATGGCGGTCACTCGCGTGCTGGGGGTTGAGCCGGCATTCGCCGACGGGGCCTGCCGGTTCACGGCCGGCGAATGGGCGGTGCTCAGCGGCCCCTTGCGGCTGAAACCGGCAGGGGAGCGCGATTCGTCGCGTTCCCTGGCGGCCCATGAACTGTTGAATGGCGGCGTGTGCCTGCGGCTGCTGGACGAGTTGACGCCGATTCTCGGCTCGCCGTCCCGGGCAATCACCGCCTCGCTGTTGAGCAAGCGGATTTCGTTCCTCACCACCAACGCCTGTCTGTATGCGCTGTCGGCGTGTGACAAGGGGCTGCCGATGTCCCTGGACAACTGCATCATCGAATACGCTCACGACGAGGGCCTCTGGACCTCGTCGATGCCGCTGCTGGACCTCGAGCCGCAGGCCTATGCCGCCGGTGGCCGAGAGGCCTGGCGCGAAAGACTGGTCGGCAGCCTGTTCGCCGGGCTGCTCAAGCCTTTGTGGGACCTGTTCGCCCAGGTCAGCGGCATCTCCCGGCGCATCCTCTGGGAAAACACCGCGGTGCGGGTCTATTCGCTGTATGAAAAACGCATGGACAGCCTGCAGGATCCGTCCATGCGCCAGCGCATCGATGCTGACTTTGACTGGTTGCTGAACCAGGCCGATCCCGGGTTGTTCGGCCTGGATTACAACCCGCTGCGGCATTTTCGCCGCGCGCCCATGCCCCTTGCCAACGGCGGTTGCCGTCGGCTGCGGCGGACCTGCTGTTTCTATTACCAGGCCAGCAACCCGGTCGAATACTGTTCGGCCTGCCCGTTGCTGCGAAAGAGAACACGACATGAATGA
- a CDS encoding M28 family peptidase, whose product MQANLSTLPLLEELLMARGPGGQEDEVRQICLRELEPHCDKTWGDPAGNVIGLIQGAASGSATQAPVRVMAHLDEIAMLVKRVEPDGTLRVVALGGANPINFGVCPVDILGDRDFIPGVLSFGSMHCTAQTHQGADVLSGNVHWEDVHVITRCSREQLHKHGVRPGTRVVLSQHWRRPFRVGDAIAAHFLDDRAPMVATLQAAALLAERRAELAGEVYFVFTTQEEESNAGALYAAAHLPGEVTVAVEVGPVVQEYGTRLSVNPIINTGDEKGCYSRKVVDQLYRAGKSIDLEPQFALLVDFASDASAVMGSGVSAMGGCIAIPTENTHGFELILEGSIEACAGTLLEFLLNRAEGE is encoded by the coding sequence ATGCAAGCGAACCTGTCTACATTACCGTTGCTGGAAGAATTGCTGATGGCCCGCGGACCGGGCGGGCAGGAAGACGAAGTCCGGCAAATCTGCCTACGGGAGCTGGAGCCCCATTGCGACAAGACCTGGGGCGACCCGGCCGGCAACGTGATCGGGCTGATCCAGGGAGCGGCCAGCGGTAGCGCCACCCAAGCACCGGTCCGGGTCATGGCGCATCTGGATGAAATCGCCATGCTGGTCAAACGCGTCGAACCCGATGGCACGTTGCGGGTGGTGGCCTTGGGGGGCGCCAACCCGATCAACTTTGGCGTGTGCCCCGTGGACATCCTCGGCGACCGGGATTTCATTCCTGGCGTCTTGTCGTTCGGGTCGATGCACTGCACGGCGCAAACCCATCAGGGCGCGGATGTCCTGTCCGGGAATGTGCATTGGGAGGACGTCCATGTGATTACCCGCTGTTCACGGGAACAATTGCACAAGCATGGCGTGCGCCCCGGTACGCGGGTGGTGTTGAGCCAGCACTGGCGCCGACCGTTTCGGGTGGGCGACGCCATTGCCGCACACTTTCTCGACGACCGTGCACCGATGGTCGCGACCCTGCAGGCCGCCGCACTGTTGGCCGAGCGCCGGGCGGAACTGGCCGGTGAGGTGTATTTCGTGTTCACCACCCAGGAAGAAGAATCCAATGCCGGGGCGCTGTATGCCGCAGCTCACCTGCCGGGCGAGGTGACCGTTGCCGTCGAGGTCGGGCCGGTGGTGCAGGAGTATGGAACCCGGTTGAGCGTCAACCCGATCATCAACACGGGAGATGAAAAAGGCTGCTACAGCCGCAAGGTCGTCGACCAGCTCTACCGCGCCGGCAAAAGCATCGACCTGGAGCCGCAATTCGCACTGCTGGTGGACTTCGCCAGTGATGCCAGTGCGGTCATGGGCAGCGGGGTGTCGGCCATGGGAGGCTGCATCGCGATACCCACCGAGAACACCCATGGGTTCGAGCTGATCCTGGAGGGCAGCATTGAAGCCTGCGCGGGGACATTGCTGGAGTTCCTGCTCAATCGGGCCGAGGGTGAGTAG
- a CDS encoding AraC family transcriptional regulator, whose product MAEKDTISIQLVREALLQSCAPGPATDEVLSKVGIDPAWFDNPEARVPAAAYARLWRLLARRLDDEFFGMDPRKLKSGSLAFLCQCAMAQPTLAAGLTAGLGFLSLMLEQLPAQWVRQQSLAEIVLLEDDQAPRRAFTYFTYWMIVHGVACWLAGRRIPILSVELRCAAPDFCDDYRVMFSQNLRFDRPRTRMIFAAEHLDLPIRRSAEELKRFLARAPANILVKYRDPQSLASRIRQDLRQLPAEQWPETEALAQRLCVSASTLRRRLAEEGQTYQGLKDSVRKELAITWLAEPSISFVEIASRLGFADASSFYKAFRKWSGSNPGHYRSLILNDPN is encoded by the coding sequence ATGGCCGAAAAAGACACCATCTCCATCCAGTTGGTGCGTGAGGCGCTGCTGCAAAGCTGCGCCCCAGGCCCGGCAACCGATGAGGTGTTGAGCAAGGTCGGCATCGACCCCGCGTGGTTCGACAACCCCGAGGCGCGGGTGCCGGCGGCGGCCTATGCGCGGCTGTGGCGCTTGCTCGCAAGACGCCTGGACGATGAGTTTTTCGGCATGGACCCGCGCAAGCTCAAGTCCGGCAGCCTGGCCTTCCTGTGCCAGTGCGCCATGGCCCAGCCAACGCTGGCGGCCGGGCTGACGGCGGGGCTGGGGTTCCTGTCGCTGATGCTTGAACAGTTACCGGCCCAGTGGGTCCGCCAGCAGAGCCTGGCAGAGATCGTCCTGCTGGAAGACGATCAGGCACCACGGCGGGCCTTTACCTACTTCACCTATTGGATGATCGTCCATGGCGTGGCCTGCTGGCTGGCAGGACGGCGCATTCCCATCCTGTCCGTCGAACTGCGCTGCGCGGCGCCGGATTTCTGCGACGACTACCGGGTGATGTTCTCCCAGAACCTGCGCTTCGACCGGCCGCGCACCCGGATGATCTTCGCCGCCGAGCACCTGGACCTGCCCATCCGCCGCAGTGCCGAGGAACTCAAGCGTTTCCTCGCCCGGGCACCGGCCAATATCCTGGTCAAATACCGCGACCCGCAAAGCCTTGCCAGCCGGATCCGCCAGGACCTGCGCCAGTTGCCTGCCGAACAATGGCCGGAAACCGAAGCCCTGGCCCAGCGGTTGTGTGTGTCGGCGTCGACCCTGCGCCGGCGCCTGGCGGAGGAAGGGCAGACCTACCAGGGGCTCAAGGACAGCGTGCGCAAGGAGCTGGCCATCACCTGGCTCGCCGAACCCTCCATCAGCTTCGTCGAGATCGCGTCGCGCCTGGGCTTTGCCGATGCCAGCTCGTTCTACAAGGCGTTCCGCAAGTGGTCCGGGTCCAATCCGGGGCATTATCGCAGCCTGATTCTCAACGATCCCAACTGA
- a CDS encoding IucA/IucC family protein: MTSLTSQALAQAADIVMQDLVDCLLAEHFFGSETLSLVSIGAWQQAHPKAPVLAGLTAQQRIWDWCYDPTEQRFISIALRAGITQQWEKVPGTPVLARQEEQWTVLAPEDFIKRVFASMAERFKDNDKGLALFLDVLHTSVKQTALSLSHAVDERELLAQDPATFFRTMEQWASLRDRPYHPLAKAKQGLDDEEYLRYQAEFARPVALNWVAVDRTLLQCGEGVGDLAQCYPARYLLPEPLQARLAGEMQAHGLADSHIALPVHPWQWEHVLDKQLGEAFAKGDCRRLSFNEGDFFATSSLRSMTPCFDSADYLKLPMAIHSLGASRYLPAVKMINGGLSEALLHEVLDKDATLRQSLHLCDEGKWWAFMPPEATLFDEAPRHLSAMVRGYPSALLNDADTRLLPMAALGTPLLGSNRHFFDDWMQYRNLPADAESVMTLFRELARSFFDINLRMFRLGMLGEVHGQNAVLVWKDGHAEGLLLRDHDSLRIFVPWLERNGMADPVYRIKKGHANTLYHERPEDLLFWLQTLGIQVNMRAIMDTLAQVYSMPVSGLWQTLRDVLDELIETIDFDAEARAMIKAQLFEAPNWPQKLLLTPMIERAGGPGSMPFGKGEVVNPFRRLSLEA; the protein is encoded by the coding sequence ATGACTAGCCTGACCTCACAAGCCCTGGCCCAAGCCGCCGATATCGTCATGCAGGACCTGGTGGACTGCCTGTTGGCCGAACACTTCTTCGGCAGCGAGACATTGTCCCTGGTCAGCATCGGCGCCTGGCAGCAGGCCCATCCGAAAGCCCCGGTGCTCGCCGGGTTGACCGCGCAGCAACGCATCTGGGATTGGTGCTACGACCCGACCGAGCAGCGCTTCATCAGCATTGCCCTGCGTGCGGGCATCACCCAACAGTGGGAAAAAGTGCCGGGCACACCGGTGCTGGCGCGCCAGGAGGAGCAATGGACCGTGCTCGCGCCGGAGGACTTCATCAAGCGGGTGTTCGCCTCGATGGCCGAGCGCTTCAAGGACAACGATAAAGGCCTGGCGCTGTTTCTCGATGTGCTGCACACCAGCGTGAAGCAGACGGCGTTGTCCCTGTCCCACGCGGTCGATGAGCGTGAACTGCTGGCCCAGGATCCGGCGACGTTCTTCCGCACCATGGAGCAGTGGGCCTCGCTGCGCGATCGTCCCTATCACCCGTTAGCAAAAGCCAAGCAAGGGCTCGACGATGAGGAGTACCTGCGTTACCAGGCCGAATTCGCTCGCCCGGTGGCCTTGAACTGGGTCGCGGTGGACCGCACGCTTCTGCAATGCGGTGAAGGCGTGGGGGACCTGGCGCAGTGTTATCCGGCACGCTATTTGTTGCCTGAACCTCTGCAGGCCCGGCTCGCCGGGGAAATGCAGGCCCACGGCCTGGCCGACAGCCACATCGCCTTGCCGGTCCATCCGTGGCAGTGGGAACACGTACTCGATAAACAGTTGGGTGAGGCATTCGCCAAGGGCGATTGCCGGCGCCTGAGCTTCAATGAGGGCGATTTCTTCGCCACCTCGTCGCTGCGCTCCATGACGCCGTGCTTCGACAGCGCCGATTACCTCAAGCTGCCGATGGCCATCCATTCCCTGGGTGCGTCGCGCTACCTGCCGGCAGTGAAAATGATCAACGGCGGCCTGAGTGAAGCCTTGCTCCACGAGGTGCTGGACAAAGACGCGACCCTGCGCCAGTCGCTGCACCTGTGCGACGAGGGCAAGTGGTGGGCGTTCATGCCACCCGAGGCCACGCTGTTCGACGAGGCGCCACGGCACCTGTCGGCCATGGTCCGCGGGTACCCGAGCGCGCTGCTCAACGACGCCGACACCCGCCTGCTGCCGATGGCCGCCCTGGGCACGCCGCTGCTGGGCAGCAACCGTCACTTCTTCGATGACTGGATGCAGTACCGCAACCTGCCGGCCGACGCCGAGTCGGTCATGACCCTGTTCCGCGAACTGGCCCGCAGCTTCTTCGACATCAACCTGCGCATGTTCCGCCTCGGCATGCTGGGGGAAGTCCACGGCCAGAACGCGGTGCTGGTGTGGAAGGACGGCCATGCCGAAGGCCTGCTGCTGCGCGACCACGACTCGCTGCGGATCTTCGTGCCGTGGCTGGAGCGCAACGGCATGGCAGACCCGGTGTACCGGATCAAGAAAGGCCACGCCAACACGCTGTATCACGAGCGTCCGGAAGACCTGCTGTTCTGGCTGCAGACCCTGGGCATCCAGGTCAACATGCGCGCGATCATGGACACCCTGGCGCAGGTCTATTCGATGCCGGTGAGCGGTTTGTGGCAGACCCTGCGGGACGTGCTGGACGAATTGATCGAGACCATCGACTTCGACGCCGAGGCCCGGGCGATGATCAAGGCGCAACTGTTCGAAGCGCCGAACTGGCCGCAGAAGCTGTTGCTCACGCCGATGATCGAACGGGCCGGTGGGCCGGGCAGCATGCCGTTCGGCAAGGGCGAGGTGGTCAACCCGTTCCGCCGGCTGTCGCTGGAGGCCTGA
- a CDS encoding lipid-A-disaccharide synthase N-terminal domain-containing protein translates to MGRESMWLAVGFMGQLVFTGRFALQWLYSEYKKRSMIPVGFWYLSIAGSALLLAYAIYREDPVFILGQSFGFIVYLRNLQLIARQHEHKGLELDKRG, encoded by the coding sequence ATGGGCAGGGAATCGATGTGGCTGGCCGTGGGTTTCATGGGCCAGTTGGTCTTTACCGGGCGCTTTGCCCTGCAGTGGCTCTACAGTGAATACAAGAAGCGCAGCATGATCCCGGTGGGGTTCTGGTACCTGAGCATTGCCGGCAGTGCGTTGCTGCTGGCGTACGCCATTTATCGTGAAGACCCGGTCTTCATCCTCGGCCAGTCCTTCGGCTTCATCGTGTACCTGCGCAACCTGCAATTGATCGCCAGGCAGCATGAACACAAAGGCCTCGAGCTGGACAAAAGGGGCTGA
- the pssA gene encoding CDP-diacylglycerol--serine O-phosphatidyltransferase, giving the protein MPSLFKRSLLPKLRSFALTADAVTILDGAAEFRRCLLEKIAQATQRIYIVALYLQQDEAGQEILDALHAAKAARPELDVVVVVDWLRAQRGLIGAKKQPGNSAWYQEQTRLHASEVPIYGVPVQTRELFGVLHLKGFVIDDCVLYSGASLNNVYLHKFDKYRYDRYHLLQNTALADSMHHLVQHGLVTSKAVHRLDLPNLPSTRSLRKDIGDLRSRLKYAAYDTTAGSLDKTGLSVSPLLGVGKNNPLSRAIGELIASSRRQLTICTPYFNLPLAVTRELNRALARGVRIDIIVGDKTANDFFIPPSEPFKIIAALPYLYEISLRRFAKRHQRYIDSGQLNLHLWRDGDNSYHLKGMWVDERYTLLTGNNLNPRAFRLDLENALLLDDPKGELLEPRQAELEQIYRHTRRIERYLDLEALPDYPAAVAKFLKRVSRVRIERLLYRIL; this is encoded by the coding sequence ATGCCGTCGCTTTTCAAACGCTCCCTGCTGCCCAAGCTGCGCAGCTTTGCACTGACCGCTGACGCCGTGACCATCCTCGATGGCGCCGCCGAGTTCCGCCGTTGCCTGCTGGAGAAAATCGCCCAGGCCACCCAGCGCATCTATATCGTCGCCCTGTATCTGCAACAGGACGAAGCCGGCCAGGAAATCCTCGATGCCTTGCATGCCGCCAAAGCGGCGCGTCCGGAACTGGATGTGGTCGTGGTGGTGGACTGGCTGCGGGCCCAGCGCGGGCTGATCGGCGCCAAGAAGCAGCCGGGCAACTCGGCGTGGTACCAGGAGCAGACGCGCCTCCACGCCAGCGAAGTGCCGATCTACGGGGTGCCGGTGCAGACCCGCGAGCTGTTCGGCGTGCTGCACCTCAAAGGCTTCGTGATCGACGACTGTGTGCTCTACAGCGGCGCAAGCCTGAACAACGTCTACCTGCACAAGTTCGACAAGTATCGTTACGACCGCTATCACCTGCTGCAGAACACCGCGTTGGCCGATTCGATGCATCACCTGGTGCAACACGGGCTGGTCACCTCCAAGGCCGTGCATCGCCTGGACCTGCCGAACCTGCCCAGCACCCGCAGTTTGCGCAAGGACATTGGCGACCTGCGCAGCCGGCTCAAGTACGCGGCCTATGACACCACGGCCGGTAGCCTCGACAAGACTGGCCTGTCGGTGAGCCCGTTGCTGGGCGTCGGCAAGAACAACCCGCTGAGCCGGGCGATCGGCGAACTGATCGCCAGCAGCCGCCGGCAACTGACCATTTGCACGCCGTACTTCAACCTGCCCCTGGCGGTGACCCGGGAGCTCAACCGCGCCCTGGCCCGTGGGGTCAGGATCGATATCATCGTCGGCGACAAGACCGCCAACGACTTCTTCATCCCGCCGAGCGAACCGTTCAAGATCATCGCGGCGCTGCCTTACCTGTATGAAATCAGCCTGCGTCGCTTCGCCAAGCGGCATCAGCGCTACATCGACAGCGGCCAGTTGAACCTGCACTTGTGGCGTGACGGCGACAACAGCTATCACCTCAAGGGCATGTGGGTGGACGAGCGCTACACCTTGCTGACCGGCAACAACCTCAACCCGCGGGCTTTCCGCCTGGACCTGGAGAACGCCCTGCTGCTGGACGACCCCAAGGGTGAGTTGCTGGAACCCCGCCAGGCCGAGCTCGAGCAGATCTACCGGCACACCCGCCGGATCGAACGCTACCTGGACCTGGAAGCGCTGCCGGACTACCCGGCGGCGGTGGCCAAGTTCCTGAAGCGGGTCAGTCGGGTGCGCATCGAGCGGCTGCTTTACCGGATCCTGTGA
- a CDS encoding NAD-dependent epimerase has product MRILVTGAAGFIGFHTVKRLCSDGHQVIGVDNLNSYYSVELKQARLAQLDGYSNFQFQWLDVADKQALQDLFAEHAFKHVVHLAAQAGVRYSIDHPDTYAQSNLVGFLNILEACRAHEPAHLIYASSSSVYGLNDHLPYATTDPVDRPMSFYAATKRANELMAHSYAHLYGIPTTGLRFFTVYGPWGRPDMALFKFTDAILNGRAIDVYNDGAMSRDFTYIDDIVEGLVRLIPRPPTDERGAPNKVYNIGRGSPVQLLHFVECIEEATGIRAIKNLLPLQSGDVVNTWADTRDLEERVDFRPQVPVSSGVRSFVDWYRDYYRV; this is encoded by the coding sequence ATGAGGATATTGGTCACCGGCGCCGCCGGTTTCATCGGTTTCCATACCGTCAAGCGCTTATGCAGCGATGGCCACCAGGTGATTGGCGTCGATAACCTCAACAGCTACTACAGCGTCGAGTTGAAACAGGCCCGGCTTGCACAGTTGGACGGGTACTCCAACTTTCAGTTCCAGTGGCTCGACGTGGCCGACAAGCAGGCGCTGCAGGATCTGTTTGCCGAACACGCTTTCAAACACGTCGTTCATCTCGCCGCCCAGGCGGGTGTGCGTTATTCCATCGACCATCCGGACACCTATGCCCAGAGCAATCTGGTGGGATTCCTCAACATCCTCGAAGCCTGCCGTGCCCATGAGCCGGCGCACCTGATCTATGCATCGAGCAGCTCGGTGTATGGGTTGAACGACCATCTGCCGTATGCCACGACCGACCCGGTCGATCGGCCCATGTCGTTCTATGCCGCGACCAAGCGGGCCAACGAGTTGATGGCGCATTCCTACGCCCATCTCTACGGCATCCCCACCACCGGCCTGCGCTTTTTTACCGTGTATGGGCCGTGGGGCCGACCCGACATGGCGCTGTTCAAGTTCACTGACGCCATCTTGAACGGCCGCGCCATCGATGTGTACAACGACGGCGCGATGTCTCGGGATTTCACCTACATCGACGACATCGTCGAAGGCCTGGTGCGTTTGATACCACGCCCGCCTACCGATGAGCGCGGCGCGCCGAACAAGGTCTACAACATTGGACGTGGTTCGCCGGTGCAGCTTCTGCACTTTGTCGAATGCATCGAAGAAGCGACAGGCATCCGCGCCATCAAGAACCTCTTGCCGTTGCAGTCAGGCGACGTGGTCAACACCTGGGCGGATACCCGTGACCTGGAAGAACGGGTGGATTTTCGTCCGCAGGTTCCGGTGTCCAGCGGCGTACGGTCGTTTGTCGATTGGTACCGCGACTATTACCGCGTTTAA
- a CDS encoding nuclear transport factor 2 family protein, translating into MSSPAEVRPPLPPFTRETAIEKVRLAEDGWNSRDPQRVSLAYTLDTQWRNRAEFVHNREEAKAFLTRKWAKELDYRLIKELWAFTDNRIAVRYAYEWHDDSGNWFRSYGNENWEFDEQGLMSNRYACINDLPIKESERKYHWPLGRRPDDHPGLSELGL; encoded by the coding sequence ATGTCGTCCCCTGCTGAAGTTCGCCCACCCTTGCCGCCTTTCACCCGTGAAACGGCTATCGAAAAAGTTCGCCTGGCCGAAGATGGCTGGAACTCCCGTGACCCACAGCGAGTGTCCCTGGCCTATACCCTGGACACCCAATGGCGCAACCGCGCCGAGTTCGTCCATAACCGCGAAGAAGCCAAGGCGTTCCTGACCCGCAAATGGGCCAAGGAGCTGGATTACCGGCTGATCAAGGAACTCTGGGCGTTCACCGACAACCGCATCGCCGTGCGCTATGCCTATGAATGGCACGATGATTCGGGCAACTGGTTCCGCTCCTACGGCAATGAGAACTGGGAATTCGACGAACAAGGCCTGATGTCCAACCGCTACGCCTGCATCAACGACCTGCCGATCAAGGAAAGCGAACGCAAATACCATTGGCCGCTGGGGCGCCGGCCGGATGATCATCCTGGGTTGTCCGAGTTGGGGTTGTAG
- a CDS encoding glycosyltransferase family 2 protein: protein MHESPYVSVLIPAKNEAGNLIPLLEEVRAALVNEAFEVIVVDDGSTDATAAELRTLQGQGYPQLRVLSHARSLGQSTSIHHAAVVARGHWLATLDGDGQNDPADLPKMLELVRGSEGKPAGVKLVAGHRVNRRDTASKRWASRFANKLRASLLKDQTPDTGCGIKLIEREAFLRLPYFDHMHRFIPALIRRHNGRMLVQPVNHRERGAGVSNYGNLDRALVGIVDLLGVWWLIKRTRLDVNAQESEA from the coding sequence ATGCACGAAAGCCCTTATGTATCGGTCTTGATCCCGGCGAAGAACGAAGCAGGCAACCTCATTCCATTGTTGGAGGAGGTGCGTGCAGCACTGGTCAACGAGGCCTTTGAAGTGATCGTGGTGGACGATGGCAGCACCGATGCCACCGCGGCCGAACTGCGCACACTGCAAGGCCAGGGTTACCCTCAATTGCGGGTGCTCAGCCATGCCCGTTCCCTGGGGCAGAGTACTTCCATTCACCACGCCGCTGTGGTCGCACGTGGGCACTGGTTGGCGACCCTGGACGGCGATGGCCAGAACGACCCGGCCGATTTGCCGAAAATGCTCGAGCTGGTGCGCGGTTCGGAGGGCAAACCCGCGGGCGTCAAGCTGGTGGCGGGGCATCGGGTGAACCGTCGGGACACGGCGAGCAAGCGCTGGGCTTCGCGATTTGCCAACAAGCTGCGGGCCAGTCTGCTGAAAGACCAGACCCCGGACACCGGTTGCGGCATCAAACTGATCGAGCGCGAGGCGTTTCTGCGCTTGCCATACTTCGATCACATGCACCGCTTCATCCCGGCCCTGATCCGCCGTCACAATGGTCGGATGCTGGTTCAGCCGGTCAACCACCGTGAGCGTGGGGCAGGGGTGTCCAACTATGGAAACCTGGACCGTGCCCTGGTGGGCATCGTCGATCTGTTGGGGGTGTGGTGGTTGATAAAACGCACCCGCCTGGACGTCAACGCACAAGAAAGCGAGGCCTGA